The following are from one region of the Cloacibacterium normanense genome:
- a CDS encoding MFS transporter: MSHQFNTQAEHDAYVDERKKSSTLWSIIMASSLGTLIEWYDFYIFGSLAVVLSTKFFPADNPTAAFLSTLATFAAGFVVRPFGALFFGRLGDIIGRKYTFLVTLLIMGFSTFLIGCIPSYETIGFMAPVLVLILRLLQGLALGGEYGGAATYVAEYAEHNRRGYWTSWIQTTATSGLFISLIVILVTKSSLTAEEFDNWGWRVPFWISILMVGVSYIIRKNMKESPLFAKAKKEGKTSTNPLKESFGNKYNFKYVLLALFGAVMGQGVVWYTGQFYAMSFMQKVMNIESAQVDSLMAAALFIGTPLFVLFGWLSDKVGRKPIMMIGLLLAIFAYRPIYNQMFKLGDFSQKQELKDKFTSEATAKVLEGTKVDSIYTTQKFYADGSNVKEVVTKHLENGKVLLDEKGKDKVETKITKTIDSTTKWTLAFWVFLQVVFVTMVYGPIAAFLVEMFPIRIRYTSMSLPYHIGNGIFGGLLPAVATYLVTSAKDAGNPEYYLQGLWYPIIVAAVSLIIGVIYLDGKDRNVED; the protein is encoded by the coding sequence ATGAGTCATCAATTTAACACACAAGCAGAGCATGATGCTTACGTAGATGAACGTAAAAAATCTTCAACTCTTTGGAGCATTATCATGGCGTCTTCTCTGGGAACGCTTATCGAATGGTATGATTTCTATATTTTCGGGAGTTTAGCTGTAGTTTTATCTACTAAATTCTTCCCAGCAGATAATCCTACTGCAGCATTTTTATCTACTCTAGCCACTTTCGCAGCTGGATTCGTAGTAAGACCTTTCGGAGCTTTATTTTTCGGAAGATTAGGAGATATTATTGGTAGAAAGTACACTTTCTTGGTTACTTTATTAATCATGGGATTCTCTACATTCTTAATCGGTTGTATTCCAAGTTATGAAACCATCGGTTTTATGGCTCCAGTTTTAGTATTAATTCTTCGTTTATTACAAGGTTTAGCACTTGGTGGTGAATACGGAGGTGCTGCAACTTATGTAGCAGAATACGCAGAACACAACAGACGTGGTTACTGGACTTCTTGGATTCAGACTACTGCCACTTCAGGTTTATTCATTTCACTTATCGTGATTTTGGTGACTAAAAGTTCATTAACTGCAGAAGAATTTGACAATTGGGGATGGAGAGTTCCTTTCTGGATTTCTATTTTAATGGTGGGCGTTTCTTATATCATTAGAAAAAACATGAAAGAATCTCCACTTTTTGCAAAAGCTAAAAAAGAAGGAAAAACTTCAACCAATCCACTAAAAGAATCTTTCGGGAATAAATACAACTTCAAATATGTTTTATTAGCATTATTCGGTGCTGTAATGGGACAAGGTGTAGTTTGGTACACTGGTCAGTTCTACGCGATGTCTTTCATGCAAAAAGTTATGAATATAGAATCTGCACAAGTAGACTCATTGATGGCAGCCGCATTATTTATCGGAACTCCATTATTCGTATTATTCGGTTGGCTATCTGATAAAGTAGGAAGAAAACCAATTATGATGATTGGTCTTTTATTGGCAATTTTCGCTTACAGACCTATTTACAACCAAATGTTTAAACTGGGAGATTTCTCTCAGAAACAAGAATTAAAAGACAAATTCACTTCTGAAGCAACTGCCAAAGTTCTAGAAGGAACTAAAGTAGACTCTATTTATACTACTCAAAAATTCTATGCAGACGGAAGTAATGTAAAAGAAGTGGTGACTAAACATCTAGAAAACGGAAAAGTTTTACTAGACGAAAAAGGAAAAGATAAAGTAGAAACTAAAATCACGAAAACAATAGACAGCACTACCAAATGGACACTTGCTTTCTGGGTTTTCTTACAAGTTGTTTTCGTAACAATGGTTTATGGACCTATTGCTGCTTTCTTAGTAGAAATGTTCCCAATTAGAATCAGATATACTTCTATGTCGCTTCCTTATCATATTGGTAATGGTATCTTCGGAGGTTTATTACCTGCAGTTGCTACTTATTTGGTAACCTCTGCTAAAGACGCTGGAAATCCAGAATATTACTTACAAGGTTTATGGTATCCAATTATCGTAGCGGCAGTGAGTTTAATCATCGGAGTAATTTACTTAGACGGAAAAGATAGAAATGTAGAGGATTAA
- a CDS encoding Hsp20/alpha crystallin family protein: MSTLMKRNPMTGLNSFFDDFFTKDLFNWNEKNLTEMGFTMPSVNVKETETHYEIEMAVPGLKKEDFKINIDRNILTISSESQTENEERDEKKNYTRREFNYQSFTRSFTMPSDIVDVEHIEAKYDNGILKLAVPKRENAKKEVKTIEIK; the protein is encoded by the coding sequence ATGTCAACTTTAATGAAAAGAAATCCAATGACAGGGTTAAATAGTTTCTTTGATGATTTTTTTACCAAAGATTTATTTAACTGGAATGAAAAAAACCTTACAGAAATGGGATTTACCATGCCTTCTGTAAACGTGAAAGAAACCGAAACCCATTACGAAATTGAAATGGCGGTTCCAGGATTGAAAAAAGAAGATTTTAAAATTAACATCGATCGAAACATTCTTACCATTTCTTCGGAATCTCAAACCGAAAACGAAGAAAGAGATGAGAAGAAAAACTACACCAGAAGAGAATTTAATTATCAATCATTCACCCGTTCATTTACCATGCCTTCTGATATTGTAGATGTAGAACACATCGAAGCAAAATATGACAATGGCATTCTGAAATTGGCGGTTCCTAAAAGAGAAAACGCCAAAAAAGAAGTGAAAACCATAGAGATTAAATAA
- a CDS encoding response regulator transcription factor, with amino-acid sequence MKKILIADDEHKIIMTLEYTFRKAGYEVFIARDGSEVLELLKEETPDIILLDIMMPNVDGYTTLQEIKKQEKLNQCKVIFLSAKTNPADIEKGLSLGADAYVTKPYSIKKLVQQVEELLA; translated from the coding sequence ATGAAAAAGATACTTATAGCAGACGACGAACACAAAATCATCATGACCTTAGAATACACCTTCCGAAAAGCAGGTTATGAAGTCTTCATCGCAAGAGATGGCTCGGAAGTTTTAGAATTATTAAAAGAGGAAACTCCAGATATTATTTTACTCGATATCATGATGCCCAATGTTGATGGTTACACCACGTTGCAAGAAATAAAAAAACAAGAAAAACTTAATCAGTGTAAAGTCATTTTCTTATCTGCAAAAACCAATCCTGCAGACATCGAAAAAGGATTGAGTTTGGGAGCTGATGCTTATGTTACCAAACCTTACTCTATCAAGAAACTGGTTCAGCAAGTAGAAGAATTGTTAGCTTAA
- the acs gene encoding acetate--CoA ligase — MKNYVIHDLPDYFKQYKKSIKNPKKFWDKIADENFVWYQRWNKVVKFDMEEAKIEWFKGAKLNITKNCLDRHLAERGDKTAIIWESNDPNEEAQYISYRELHERVCKMANVLTELGVKKGDRVCIYLPMIPELAVTMLACAKMGAVHSVIFAGFSASAVTSRVNDCEAKMIITSDGSYRGNKAIDLKGIIDEAVEKTPSVEKVLVVKRTNTEVKMKEGRDVWLDDYYPKASADFVTKIMDAEDPLFILYTSGSTGKPKGMLHTTAGYMVYTGYTFKNVFNYKENDIYWCTADIGWITGHSYILYGPLTNGATTVIFEGVPTYPEPDRFWAVIEKHKVTQFYTAPTAIRSLAKESSSWVEKHDLSSLRVIGSVGEPINDEAWHWYNDHVGKKKCPIVDTWWQTETGGIMISPLPFVTPTKPTYATLPLPGIQPVLMDEKRNEITGNQVDGNLCIRFPWPGIARTIWGDHQRYKETYFTAFPGKYFTGDGALRDETGYYRITGRVDDVIIVSGHNLGTAPIEDSINLHPAVAESAIVGFPHDIKGNALYGFVILKETGESRDKDHLRKEINMLISDTIGPIAKLDKIQFVSGLPKTRSGKIMRRILRKIAEGDFSNFGDTSTLLNPEIVDEIKDGRIN; from the coding sequence ATGAAAAATTATGTAATTCACGATTTGCCTGATTATTTCAAGCAGTACAAAAAATCAATCAAGAATCCTAAAAAATTCTGGGACAAAATTGCGGATGAAAACTTTGTTTGGTATCAGCGCTGGAACAAAGTGGTAAAATTTGACATGGAAGAAGCCAAAATCGAATGGTTTAAAGGTGCAAAACTCAATATTACCAAAAACTGTTTAGACCGACATTTAGCAGAAAGAGGTGATAAAACCGCGATTATCTGGGAATCTAACGATCCAAATGAAGAAGCACAATATATTTCTTATCGAGAACTTCACGAGAGAGTTTGCAAAATGGCGAATGTGCTAACAGAATTGGGCGTAAAAAAAGGAGACAGAGTTTGTATTTATTTACCGATGATTCCAGAATTGGCGGTTACCATGTTGGCTTGTGCTAAAATGGGTGCTGTACATTCTGTTATTTTCGCTGGATTTTCTGCTTCTGCGGTAACTTCTAGAGTGAATGACTGCGAAGCAAAAATGATTATCACTTCAGACGGAAGTTACAGAGGAAACAAAGCTATTGACCTAAAAGGAATCATCGATGAAGCCGTAGAAAAAACACCTTCAGTAGAAAAAGTATTGGTGGTAAAAAGAACCAACACCGAAGTAAAAATGAAAGAAGGAAGAGACGTTTGGTTAGATGATTATTATCCAAAAGCTTCTGCTGATTTCGTTACCAAAATCATGGATGCAGAAGACCCATTATTCATTCTTTACACTTCTGGTTCTACAGGAAAACCAAAAGGAATGTTGCACACTACTGCTGGTTACATGGTTTACACCGGTTATACTTTTAAAAATGTTTTCAATTATAAAGAAAATGATATTTACTGGTGTACTGCAGATATTGGTTGGATTACAGGTCACTCTTACATTCTTTACGGACCTTTAACTAACGGAGCAACTACGGTTATTTTTGAAGGCGTTCCTACTTATCCAGAGCCAGACCGTTTCTGGGCTGTGATTGAAAAACACAAAGTAACACAATTCTACACTGCTCCTACTGCGATTCGTTCTTTGGCTAAAGAATCTTCTTCTTGGGTTGAAAAACATGATCTATCAAGTCTTAGAGTGATTGGTTCAGTTGGTGAGCCTATTAATGACGAAGCTTGGCACTGGTATAATGACCATGTTGGCAAGAAAAAATGTCCAATAGTAGATACTTGGTGGCAAACAGAAACAGGCGGAATTATGATTTCTCCGCTTCCTTTTGTTACGCCAACTAAGCCAACTTACGCTACGCTTCCACTTCCGGGAATTCAACCTGTTTTAATGGATGAAAAAAGAAATGAAATTACAGGAAATCAAGTAGATGGAAACCTTTGCATCCGTTTTCCTTGGCCGGGAATTGCCAGAACAATTTGGGGCGACCATCAAAGATACAAAGAAACCTATTTTACCGCTTTCCCAGGGAAATATTTCACAGGTGATGGTGCATTAAGAGACGAAACAGGATATTATAGAATTACTGGTCGTGTAGATGATGTGATTATCGTTTCTGGTCATAATTTAGGAACTGCACCAATTGAAGACAGCATCAACTTACACCCTGCTGTTGCAGAATCTGCAATTGTAGGTTTCCCTCATGATATTAAAGGAAATGCATTGTACGGATTTGTCATTCTAAAAGAAACTGGTGAAAGCAGAGACAAAGACCACTTGAGAAAAGAAATCAATATGCTGATTTCTGACACCATCGGTCCAATCGCTAAATTAGATAAAATACAGTTTGTTTCTGGCCTGCCAAAAACACGTTCTGGAAAAATTATGCGAAGAATTTTAAGAAAAATTGCCGAAGGAGATTTTTCTAATTTTGGAGACACTTCTACCCTACTCAATCCAGAAATTGTAGACGAAATAAAAGATGGAAGGATCAACTAA
- a CDS encoding DUF6814 family protein codes for MDAIKKILGIVWLALAAVVAYLGLTVLGIPKITSGKQEDLVFGSIIVFILMPIVVGGLATFGWYSLKGEYSADKK; via the coding sequence ATGGACGCAATAAAAAAAATATTAGGTATCGTTTGGCTAGCTCTAGCAGCAGTGGTAGCTTACCTTGGGTTGACTGTTCTAGGGATTCCAAAAATAACTTCGGGTAAACAAGAAGACTTGGTTTTCGGGAGCATCATCGTTTTTATTTTAATGCCTATTGTGGTAGGTGGATTAGCAACTTTCGGATGGTATTCTCTGAAAGGCGAATATTCTGCCGATAAAAAATAA
- a CDS encoding IS1/IS1595 family N-terminal zinc-binding domain-containing protein, whose protein sequence is MKINCCPKCENSEIVKSGIVKGKQRYFCRDCNYYFTVNKIGKKIDDYYVTKALQLYLEGLSLREIERILGISHVTISSWIKEYNIKKPPHSDFHATYKVFKQIELAEYIRNEENLKGSGLIITEFGDKFMMIKWERFKK, encoded by the coding sequence ATGAAAATAAATTGTTGCCCGAAATGCGAAAACTCCGAAATCGTTAAAAGTGGCATTGTTAAAGGAAAACAGCGCTATTTTTGCAGAGACTGCAATTACTATTTCACTGTCAATAAAATTGGAAAAAAGATAGATGATTACTATGTAACGAAAGCTTTACAACTCTATTTAGAAGGCCTCAGTTTAAGAGAAATAGAGCGTATTCTGGGCATTTCGCATGTCACTATCAGTTCTTGGATTAAGGAATACAATATTAAAAAACCCCCACATTCGGATTTTCATGCTACTTATAAGGTTTTCAAACAAATAGAACTGGCAGAATACATCAGAAATGAAGAAAATCTTAAAGGTTCTGGACTCATCATCACCGAATTCGGAGATAAGTTTATGATGATAAAATGGGAACGTTTTAAAAAGTAA
- a CDS encoding acetate--CoA ligase, translating to MKAHEMFLNSIENKEQFWAEQADQIHWFKKPQTILSQGENNYPVWFADGELNACYLAIDKHIEDGYGDQVAYIYDSPVTDTKQKITFNELKENVSKFAGGLQSLGLKKGDNAIIYMPMIPQAAYAMLACARLGITHSVVFGGFAPHELAIRIDDCNPKAIITASAGVEVKKRIPYLPFVKEAYEMAAHKPEHIVVFDRQLWGNKVDWENEPQLTNFQELLEKSEPADCVPVKSTHPLYILYTSGTTGKPKGVVRDTGGYATALKFSIEKIYGAKPGEVFWAASDIGWVVGHSYIIYGPLINRNTSIIFEGKPIMTPDAGTTWRILSEYKVSVMFTAPTAIRAIKKEDPDGEFIKKYDLSHFRTQFLAGERCDVATLDWYEEKVGITPIDHWWQTESGWPMLSLMRGVEDDGVKRASAGKPIPGYDIKIFDEEGYELEAHHEGYLVIKLPLPPGALMGIWGDYERFHYGYLAKFPGYYFSGDGAIRDEDGYIFITGRVDDIINVAGHRLSTAEMEEAVSGHKDVAECCVVGIEDDLKGQIPFGLVVLKSGTQISETEVEKEVVALVREKIGAVVALKNIVVVKRLPKTRSGKILRKLIRTMLDGKEFQIPSTIDDEAIIDELKEKFDEYRK from the coding sequence ATGAAAGCGCATGAAATGTTCTTGAACAGTATTGAAAACAAGGAACAATTTTGGGCAGAACAAGCCGACCAAATTCATTGGTTCAAAAAACCTCAAACGATTCTTTCTCAAGGAGAAAACAACTATCCTGTATGGTTTGCAGATGGAGAGTTGAACGCATGTTATCTCGCCATAGACAAGCACATAGAAGATGGTTATGGTGACCAAGTTGCCTACATTTATGACTCACCTGTTACGGATACGAAACAGAAAATTACTTTTAATGAGTTAAAAGAAAATGTATCAAAATTCGCAGGAGGTTTGCAATCGTTAGGATTAAAAAAAGGTGATAATGCCATTATTTACATGCCTATGATTCCTCAAGCAGCTTATGCTATGCTCGCTTGTGCCAGATTAGGAATCACTCATTCTGTAGTTTTTGGAGGTTTTGCGCCTCATGAATTAGCCATTAGAATAGATGATTGTAATCCAAAAGCAATTATTACTGCAAGCGCTGGTGTAGAAGTAAAAAAGAGAATTCCTTATTTGCCTTTCGTGAAAGAAGCTTATGAAATGGCTGCCCATAAACCTGAACATATTGTGGTTTTTGACCGTCAACTTTGGGGCAATAAAGTAGATTGGGAAAATGAACCTCAACTGACTAATTTTCAAGAATTGTTAGAAAAATCAGAACCTGCAGATTGTGTCCCCGTAAAATCTACGCACCCACTTTATATTCTTTATACCTCAGGAACTACAGGAAAACCGAAAGGTGTAGTTCGTGATACAGGTGGTTATGCTACCGCACTTAAATTTTCCATTGAAAAAATTTATGGAGCAAAACCCGGCGAAGTTTTCTGGGCTGCTTCAGATATTGGTTGGGTAGTTGGTCACAGTTACATTATTTACGGACCGCTCATCAACAGAAATACCTCTATTATTTTCGAAGGAAAACCGATTATGACGCCAGATGCAGGAACTACTTGGAGAATTCTCTCTGAATACAAAGTTTCTGTGATGTTTACCGCGCCTACTGCTATTAGAGCGATTAAAAAAGAAGATCCAGATGGTGAATTCATCAAGAAATATGATTTATCCCATTTCAGAACCCAATTTTTAGCGGGTGAAAGATGCGATGTAGCCACGTTAGACTGGTACGAAGAAAAAGTTGGCATCACTCCTATTGACCATTGGTGGCAAACAGAATCTGGTTGGCCTATGTTATCACTGATGCGAGGCGTAGAAGACGATGGCGTAAAACGTGCTTCCGCTGGAAAACCAATCCCAGGTTATGACATTAAAATCTTTGACGAAGAAGGTTACGAACTAGAAGCACACCATGAAGGTTATTTGGTGATAAAACTACCGCTTCCTCCAGGAGCTTTAATGGGAATTTGGGGAGATTATGAAAGATTCCACTATGGTTATTTAGCAAAATTCCCAGGATATTATTTTTCTGGAGATGGCGCCATCAGAGATGAAGACGGATATATTTTCATTACAGGAAGAGTAGATGATATCATTAATGTAGCAGGACACCGACTTTCTACTGCAGAAATGGAAGAAGCCGTTTCTGGGCACAAAGATGTTGCAGAATGCTGTGTAGTAGGAATAGAAGATGATTTAAAAGGTCAAATTCCTTTCGGGTTGGTGGTTTTAAAATCTGGAACTCAAATTTCTGAAACCGAAGTGGAAAAAGAAGTCGTAGCATTGGTTAGAGAAAAAATTGGAGCAGTTGTCGCATTGAAAAACATTGTCGTGGTAAAACGTTTACCCAAAACCCGAAGTGGGAAAATTTTGAGAAAACTTATCAGAACCATGTTAGACGGAAAAGAATTCCAAATTCCTTCTACCATAGATGATGAAGCAATCATTGATGAACTTAAAGAAAAATTCGATGAATATAGAAAATAA
- a CDS encoding aspartate carbamoyltransferase catalytic subunit, with translation MIKLSRLSLESVEKLLHQALEFANGKTVKAKSDIFVANLFFEDSTRTKISFEVAEKKLGLNVVHFDESKSSINKGESLLDTIKTLESIGINLSVIRHQKTRFYDELKGVKMGVVNAGDGIGHHPSQALLDLITIKQEFGDFKDLKVGIVGDIKHSRVANSNATTLRRLGAKVYFSGPREWFDEGSLMNGTYRDLDALVTDVDVLMLLRIQHERHDEKMKLTPQDYLKKYGLTKEREQKMKPNAIIMHPAPINRGVEIDNDLVECERSRIFKQMQNGVFARIAILKKVLEERGFEFE, from the coding sequence ATGATTAAATTATCCAGATTGTCACTAGAAAGCGTTGAAAAACTATTACATCAAGCGCTAGAATTCGCAAACGGCAAAACAGTAAAGGCCAAATCAGACATTTTTGTAGCGAATCTTTTTTTTGAAGACAGTACCAGAACGAAAATAAGTTTTGAGGTGGCTGAGAAAAAATTAGGATTAAATGTAGTACATTTTGATGAGTCTAAAAGTTCTATCAATAAAGGCGAAAGTCTTTTAGATACCATTAAAACGCTGGAATCAATTGGGATAAACCTTTCCGTAATCAGGCACCAAAAAACCAGATTTTATGATGAATTGAAAGGTGTGAAAATGGGAGTGGTAAATGCTGGAGACGGAATTGGGCATCACCCAAGTCAAGCGTTACTAGATTTAATAACCATCAAACAAGAATTTGGTGATTTTAAAGATTTGAAAGTGGGAATCGTAGGAGATATCAAACACAGTAGAGTAGCTAATTCTAATGCCACTACATTAAGAAGATTAGGAGCAAAAGTGTATTTTTCCGGGCCAAGAGAATGGTTTGATGAAGGAAGTTTAATGAACGGAACCTATAGAGATTTAGATGCACTGGTTACAGATGTAGATGTACTCATGTTGCTTAGAATTCAGCACGAAAGACATGATGAAAAAATGAAATTGACGCCTCAAGATTATCTCAAAAAATATGGTCTTACCAAAGAGCGTGAGCAAAAAATGAAACCGAATGCCATCATCATGCATCCCGCTCCAATTAACAGAGGGGTAGAAATAGATAATGATTTGGTAGAATGCGAACGTTCTAGAATCTTTAAACAAATGCAAAATGGAGTATTTGCAAGAATTGCGATCTTGAAAAAAGTTTTAGAAGAAAGAGGTTTTGAATTTGAATAA
- a CDS encoding ATP-binding protein: MNNLQLFAIIMLYLALLFFIAYWAEKKKSNFWANNPYIYSLSLAVYCTAWTYYGSIGVAANQGLEYLAIYIGPIIIIPAWIVINNKIIRISRVNKISSIADFISLRYGNSRSFGALISIVCILAIIPYIGIQIKAISDTFHQITLSENSDNVFTDTATYVVILIAIFSSYYGTRYVDASEKRLGIISAVAVESFLKLIFFVVLGLFVTYGVFNGFEDIYEQAQKFEDFVAKNTFNGLEGSINFAITSLLSMSAIFLLPRQFHTTIVENRKEKHLKTAIWLFPLYLLIFNFFVFPIAWGGRILFEGQNVNPELFPILIPQKFGNILVSVMVFLGGLSASVSMIIISSITLSVMLSNNVIIPYGWIDTFKKNPENFNTKNIVNIRKVSIFMLIISAFLFYKYLIIKSSLFSVGLVSFVLIAQLAPSFFGAIFWRRGSYYGAVTGIIAGVIICYVNLIIPQYIQTINTEFSLDNYRILEFFKIPYLSTIAQVFFWSILVNSFLFAVISVSVKGNYRERNFAEIYIDIDQYIQNHEGAYIWKGKANISDIEKILVRFLGEKKTKQALKIFNTKYNITDETDTADSRLIKFSENLLAGRIGTASAKILVEGVTKEDKISLPEVLNILEESKENITLNRKLTEQSKQLRRLSEDLQVANTNLIEKDKQKDDFLDSVAHELRTPITAIRAASEILLDDDEIPTEIKKEFLGNIISESDRLNEIINDILYLDKLESGIIQLNIQKNNIVETYHKALKPIEHLIQQKNIHHSEIDLLNQKEYEYDEARMIQVFQNILGNAYKFTDESGMIQTKFIEKDGQLNISIFNTGKKIPEEDIELIFDKFYQSKNQNIRKPIGTGLGLAICKKIIEAHKGEISAENKEIGVVFNIKLNS, encoded by the coding sequence ATGAATAATTTACAGTTATTTGCCATCATCATGCTTTATTTAGCGCTTTTGTTCTTCATTGCTTACTGGGCAGAGAAGAAGAAGAGTAATTTTTGGGCGAATAATCCTTATATTTATTCCCTTTCATTAGCGGTATATTGCACCGCTTGGACGTATTACGGAAGCATCGGCGTTGCTGCCAATCAAGGTTTAGAATATTTGGCGATTTACATCGGGCCTATTATTATTATTCCCGCTTGGATTGTCATCAATAATAAAATCATTAGAATTTCTAGAGTCAATAAAATCAGTTCAATTGCCGATTTTATTTCTTTGAGATACGGAAACAGTAGATCTTTTGGCGCACTGATTTCCATCGTTTGTATTCTCGCGATTATTCCATATATCGGAATCCAAATTAAAGCGATTTCTGATACTTTTCATCAGATTACCCTTTCTGAAAATTCTGACAATGTTTTTACCGATACTGCAACGTATGTGGTGATTCTCATTGCTATTTTTTCATCTTATTACGGAACGAGATATGTAGATGCTTCAGAAAAAAGATTGGGAATTATTTCTGCTGTGGCTGTAGAAAGTTTCTTAAAATTGATATTCTTTGTAGTCCTCGGTTTATTTGTAACGTATGGCGTTTTCAATGGTTTTGAAGACATCTATGAACAAGCTCAAAAATTTGAAGATTTCGTTGCTAAAAATACTTTTAACGGATTAGAAGGTAGCATTAATTTTGCGATTACTTCTCTCCTTTCCATGTCTGCCATTTTCTTATTGCCAAGACAATTTCACACCACAATTGTAGAAAACAGAAAGGAAAAACACTTAAAAACAGCCATTTGGTTATTTCCACTTTACCTTTTGATTTTTAATTTTTTTGTATTCCCAATTGCATGGGGCGGAAGAATTCTGTTTGAAGGTCAAAATGTAAATCCAGAGCTTTTCCCCATTCTTATTCCTCAAAAATTTGGAAATATATTGGTTTCTGTAATGGTATTTTTAGGTGGATTGAGTGCCAGTGTTTCTATGATTATTATTTCGAGTATTACGCTTTCTGTCATGCTTTCGAACAACGTGATTATTCCTTACGGTTGGATTGATACTTTCAAGAAAAATCCAGAAAATTTCAACACCAAAAACATTGTCAACATCAGAAAAGTGAGCATTTTCATGTTGATTATTTCTGCGTTTTTATTCTACAAATACCTCATCATTAAATCCAGTTTATTCTCAGTAGGTTTGGTTTCATTTGTACTCATTGCACAATTGGCACCTTCATTTTTTGGAGCTATATTTTGGAGAAGAGGAAGTTATTACGGTGCAGTAACGGGAATTATCGCGGGAGTTATTATTTGTTATGTGAATTTGATTATTCCACAATATATCCAGACCATTAACACAGAATTCTCATTGGATAATTATAGAATTCTTGAATTTTTTAAAATACCCTATTTATCTACCATTGCACAAGTTTTTTTCTGGAGCATTTTAGTCAATTCTTTCCTTTTTGCCGTAATTTCTGTAAGTGTAAAAGGCAATTACAGAGAGCGAAATTTTGCAGAAATTTATATTGATATAGACCAATACATTCAAAATCATGAAGGAGCTTACATCTGGAAAGGAAAAGCGAATATTTCTGATATTGAAAAAATTCTGGTAAGATTTTTAGGCGAAAAAAAAACCAAACAAGCGCTGAAAATCTTTAACACAAAATATAATATTACCGATGAAACCGATACTGCTGACTCACGTTTGATTAAATTTTCAGAAAACCTTTTGGCGGGAAGAATCGGTACTGCTTCTGCTAAAATTTTAGTGGAAGGCGTCACCAAAGAAGATAAAATTTCTTTGCCAGAAGTACTCAATATTTTAGAAGAATCTAAAGAAAACATCACCCTCAATAGAAAACTCACCGAACAGTCTAAACAACTCAGAAGACTTTCGGAAGATTTGCAAGTTGCCAACACCAATTTGATTGAAAAAGACAAACAAAAAGATGATTTCCTAGATTCTGTTGCCCACGAACTCAGAACGCCCATCACCGCAATTAGAGCTGCCAGCGAAATTCTGTTAGATGATGACGAAATCCCTACCGAAATTAAAAAAGAGTTCTTAGGAAACATCATTTCTGAGTCTGACCGATTGAACGAAATCATCAATGATATTCTGTATTTAGACAAGTTAGAATCAGGAATTATTCAACTTAATATCCAGAAAAATAATATTGTAGAAACCTATCACAAAGCATTGAAACCTATTGAGCATTTGATTCAACAGAAAAATATTCACCATTCTGAAATTGATTTATTGAACCAAAAAGAATACGAATATGATGAAGCCAGAATGATTCAAGTTTTTCAGAATATTTTAGGAAATGCCTACAAATTCACGGATGAAAGTGGAATGATTCAGACTAAATTTATAGAAAAAGATGGTCAACTGAACATCAGCATTTTCAACACGGGTAAAAAAATCCCTGAAGAAGATATAGAACTTATTTTCGATAAGTTTTATCAATCCAAAAATCAAAACATTAGAAAACCCATAGGAACAGGATTAGGATTAGCCATTTGCAAAAAAATTATTGAAGCGCATAAAGGCGAAATCTCCGCAGAAAATAAAGAAATTGGAGTGGTTTTTAACATTAAACTAAATTCGTAA